The following proteins are encoded in a genomic region of Thioclava nitratireducens:
- a CDS encoding helix-turn-helix transcriptional regulator: protein MRDIHDERLDTAQAANYLGYSKSTLEWWRMVGRGPRYYKIGGGRIRYKQSDLDAYLEAGVVEPREA, encoded by the coding sequence ATGCGCGATATCCACGACGAACGCCTCGATACGGCTCAGGCAGCCAATTACCTCGGCTACAGCAAGTCCACCCTCGAATGGTGGCGCATGGTTGGGCGCGGACCGCGCTACTACAAGATCGGTGGCGGGCGCATCCGCTACAAGCAATCAGACCTCGATGCCTATTTGGAAGCGGGCGTGGTCGAGCCTCGGGAGGCTTGA
- a CDS encoding tyrosine-type recombinase/integrase encodes MPATLIKLTETNCKKAPPNAKMWDTEIKGFALFTGKTTKTFYFQKDIRGRTQRIKIGNYPLIDAFDARKAALELATEHATGVAAKKFAAAKVPTLEAALERYLARPKLRSQHNKNSVESQIRTHLKSWLTMPLDEITRAMCVDAHERISVERMGTDALGRTTKIGGLRAANHTLKSFRSIYNHALKTYELPVCPTIAIEWHEEEPPKTVIEDFAEWRECVDSLENDVHRAYYRFLLFTGLRREEAMTLRWDQVFDDHLHLPTTKNGRAFELPLLDVHRAIIDPMRIYRSDYVFHGKRQALHLRSPAPIPWSPHDHRRTFATVAEHEAGLDQITVGHLLNHTPTTVTGRRYIAVAHEHLRGPMAAVTQAFKRKHLI; translated from the coding sequence ATGCCTGCGACGCTGATCAAGCTGACCGAAACCAACTGCAAGAAGGCCCCACCCAACGCAAAAATGTGGGATACCGAGATCAAGGGGTTCGCGCTGTTCACCGGCAAAACGACGAAGACCTTCTACTTCCAGAAGGACATCCGAGGCCGCACGCAAAGGATCAAGATCGGCAATTACCCCCTGATCGACGCCTTTGACGCGCGCAAGGCCGCCCTCGAACTCGCGACCGAGCACGCAACGGGCGTCGCGGCTAAGAAGTTCGCCGCTGCCAAGGTTCCGACGCTCGAGGCTGCGCTCGAGCGCTATCTCGCACGCCCGAAGCTGCGTTCCCAGCATAACAAGAACTCGGTCGAGTCGCAGATCAGGACGCACTTGAAGTCATGGCTGACGATGCCGCTTGATGAGATCACCCGCGCAATGTGCGTCGATGCCCACGAGCGCATTTCGGTGGAGCGCATGGGCACGGACGCTCTCGGGCGCACGACGAAGATCGGCGGGCTGCGGGCCGCGAACCACACACTGAAGTCGTTCCGCTCCATCTATAACCACGCCTTGAAGACCTACGAACTGCCCGTGTGCCCGACCATCGCGATTGAGTGGCATGAAGAGGAGCCGCCGAAGACCGTGATCGAGGACTTTGCCGAATGGCGCGAATGCGTGGACAGTCTCGAGAACGATGTGCACCGGGCCTATTACCGCTTCCTTCTGTTCACGGGCCTGCGCCGCGAGGAAGCCATGACGCTGCGCTGGGATCAGGTGTTCGACGACCACTTGCACCTGCCGACCACGAAGAACGGCCGGGCGTTCGAGCTGCCTCTCCTCGACGTGCATCGCGCGATTATCGACCCGATGCGCATCTATCGTTCCGACTACGTGTTTCACGGTAAGCGGCAGGCGCTTCACCTACGGTCGCCCGCGCCGATCCCATGGTCGCCGCATGATCATCGCCGCACGTTCGCGACCGTGGCCGAACATGAGGCTGGCCTCGATCAAATCACGGTCGGACATCTGCTGAACCACACCCCGACGACCGTGACCGGCAGGCGGTATATCGCGGTTGCACACGAGCACTTGCGCGGGCCCATGGCCGCCGTGACTCAGGCGTTTAAACGCAAGCACCTGATTTAG
- a CDS encoding DUF6894 family protein — MALFFFDTDDGRMSVRDSTGLELEDREAARREAIAALTLIAKDVLPNDDPYAISVTVRDDQRQAIFHASLTLVAEWLV, encoded by the coding sequence ATGGCATTGTTCTTTTTCGACACTGACGACGGACGGATGAGTGTCCGCGATAGCACCGGGCTGGAATTGGAGGACCGGGAGGCCGCACGGCGAGAGGCCATCGCCGCACTCACACTTATTGCCAAGGACGTCCTCCCCAATGACGACCCGTATGCGATCTCGGTCACCGTCCGAGACGACCAAAGGCAAGCGATCTTCCATGCCAGCCTGACGCTCGTCGCCGAGTGGCTCGTTTGA
- a CDS encoding Crp/Fnr family transcriptional regulator: MAEILTRKLKHGGFLAEDDCDRLTAVTKEAYYLGPRTDVIRQGESPDAVRLVIEGIACRYKLMPDGRRAIVALLLPGDFCDLHISILKRMDHSIGTLTQCKIVDIPRSTVDDLLENYPRIQRSLWWATLVDEAILREWLVNMGKRRSDRQMAHLLCEMHFRLKAVGLSLGSMLPLTQEELADILGISHVHAQRVMASLRDAGLVSLQGRRIVVTDFKRMIEFSEFDPDYLHLDEGSTS; this comes from the coding sequence ATGGCGGAAATCCTCACTAGGAAACTGAAGCACGGAGGCTTTCTGGCCGAAGACGATTGCGACCGGCTGACGGCCGTGACCAAGGAGGCCTACTACCTCGGGCCCAGAACGGATGTGATCCGGCAGGGCGAGAGTCCCGATGCCGTGCGCCTCGTGATCGAGGGCATCGCGTGTCGCTACAAGCTGATGCCGGACGGGCGCAGGGCGATCGTCGCGCTGCTTTTACCCGGCGATTTCTGCGATCTTCATATCTCGATCCTGAAGCGGATGGATCACAGCATCGGCACACTCACCCAATGCAAAATCGTCGACATTCCCCGTAGCACGGTCGACGATCTCTTGGAGAATTACCCGAGAATCCAGCGCTCGCTCTGGTGGGCGACGCTCGTCGACGAGGCGATTCTGCGCGAATGGCTCGTGAACATGGGCAAACGAAGATCGGATCGGCAGATGGCGCATTTGCTGTGCGAGATGCATTTCCGACTGAAGGCGGTCGGCCTCTCGCTCGGGAGCATGTTGCCGCTGACGCAGGAAGAACTGGCCGACATTCTCGGCATCTCTCACGTGCACGCCCAACGGGTCATGGCGAGCCTTCGGGACGCGGGGCTGGTGTCGCTCCAGGGGCGAAGGATCGTGGTTACAGACTTCAAGAGGATGATCGAATTTTCCGAGTTCGATCCCGATTACCTTCATCTTGACGAGGGTTCGACGTCATAA
- a CDS encoding sensor histidine kinase: MHQEMARKGSDVTQISHESVEADRVAEIRHRMANSFQLLSAHTRRQLREAETPEARSRLALVLDQILTVSQLQTGLSIAEDGGLHRYLDGVEQLWRQIALPHSIEISVRRDDLSGLSRQCTGAIALILQEAVTNCIKHAYPAALNVNGHIDIEVSLSSAGAGRLCVSDDGDGMPDDANLTKSQGYELIRDLASEIGGSARWTAGDNGGTVLTVEFPAGPRDRTRSHDGGNPH; this comes from the coding sequence ATGCATCAGGAAATGGCTCGGAAAGGCAGTGACGTGACACAGATATCCCACGAGAGCGTCGAGGCCGATCGCGTCGCGGAAATCCGGCACCGGATGGCCAATAGCTTCCAGCTTCTGTCGGCACACACCCGCCGCCAACTCAGAGAGGCCGAGACCCCCGAAGCGCGCTCGCGCCTCGCGCTTGTCCTCGACCAGATATTGACGGTCTCGCAGCTTCAGACCGGTCTCTCAATCGCCGAAGACGGGGGGCTGCATCGATATCTGGACGGGGTCGAGCAGCTTTGGCGGCAGATCGCATTGCCGCACAGCATCGAGATCTCGGTGCGGCGGGACGATCTCTCCGGCCTGTCGCGCCAATGCACCGGGGCGATCGCGCTCATCCTGCAGGAAGCCGTCACCAACTGCATCAAGCATGCGTATCCGGCGGCGTTGAACGTCAACGGCCATATCGACATCGAGGTGAGCCTGTCGTCTGCGGGCGCTGGGCGGCTGTGTGTCTCCGATGACGGCGATGGTATGCCCGACGATGCGAATTTGACGAAAAGCCAGGGGTACGAACTCATTCGAGACCTTGCTTCGGAGATCGGCGGGAGCGCCCGCTGGACCGCAGGCGACAATGGCGGAACGGTGCTCACGGTCGAATTTCCCGCGGGTCCGCGAGATAGGACAAGGAGCCATGATGGCGGAAATCCTCACTAG
- a CDS encoding MFS transporter yields the protein MSYGPGRMGFGLFVPQFSSTFSMSPSAVGTVSSIGFVGFFLGLLVAQFFLNRRGPEFPVLTGLSAATAGMAIVALAPTVGVLALGIFLATSSAGFAWTPFNDAVHRKVSDVDRPTALSQVSTGTSVGIMGAGALALAMVVMEFDWRICWSVFAGASALALIGNWAALRQVDKAPEEAPDRSWGDLLNRCALPLFSIAFVFGITSAVYVSFAADRFAQAEYPGLPEDATPSVLFLFFGFFGLSGLFTKRARDAVGLSLLVRILLVVAAVSLVFAAFEPGNWVALVASAALQGINVMMTSAVLAFWSERLFPSFPALGFTATLLATAAGSVIGPAIAGMVAGSFGPAAMFCGTAAIPLLAALSLRARFVLERPARMVAT from the coding sequence ATCAGCTACGGCCCCGGCCGCATGGGGTTCGGCCTCTTCGTGCCCCAATTCTCGTCCACATTCTCGATGTCACCCTCCGCGGTGGGCACGGTGTCCAGCATCGGCTTCGTGGGGTTCTTCCTCGGCCTGCTCGTCGCCCAGTTCTTCCTGAACCGCCGGGGACCGGAATTCCCGGTCCTGACCGGATTGAGCGCGGCGACCGCCGGGATGGCGATTGTCGCACTTGCTCCGACTGTCGGCGTTCTGGCGCTCGGCATCTTCCTCGCGACTTCGAGCGCCGGCTTTGCCTGGACCCCCTTCAACGACGCGGTGCACCGCAAGGTCAGCGACGTGGACCGCCCGACCGCGCTGTCGCAGGTCAGCACGGGCACCAGCGTGGGGATCATGGGCGCAGGCGCTTTGGCCCTGGCAATGGTCGTGATGGAGTTCGACTGGCGGATCTGCTGGTCGGTCTTCGCCGGGGCGAGCGCTCTGGCACTTATTGGCAACTGGGCAGCTCTGCGCCAGGTGGACAAGGCCCCCGAGGAGGCCCCCGATCGGAGTTGGGGCGACCTTCTCAATCGGTGCGCGCTGCCCCTTTTCTCCATCGCCTTCGTGTTCGGCATCACCTCCGCCGTCTACGTGTCCTTCGCGGCAGACCGCTTCGCGCAGGCGGAGTATCCCGGGCTCCCCGAAGACGCGACGCCGTCCGTCCTCTTCCTCTTTTTCGGCTTCTTCGGGCTGAGCGGTCTCTTCACGAAGCGGGCGCGGGATGCGGTCGGTCTGAGCCTGCTGGTGCGTATCCTTCTTGTGGTCGCAGCTGTATCGCTTGTTTTCGCAGCGTTCGAGCCCGGAAATTGGGTAGCGCTCGTCGCTTCCGCCGCCCTGCAGGGGATCAACGTGATGATGACGAGCGCGGTGCTCGCCTTCTGGTCCGAACGTCTATTCCCGTCCTTCCCCGCGCTCGGCTTTACGGCGACGCTTCTGGCGACCGCTGCGGGCAGCGTGATCGGCCCGGCGATCGCAGGCATGGTCGCCGGGAGCTTCGGGCCCGCCGCGATGTTCTGCGGAACGGCGGCGATCCCGCTCCTCGCCGCCTTGTCGTTGCGCGCGAGGTTCGTTTTGGAACGGCCCGCGAGGATGGTGGCGACTTGA
- a CDS encoding BON domain-containing protein: MSRHYDDMTEEEARRALSRRHHPDEGDPEDRRSRLEQFGYPAAPMAGGYAWPFLPPVYGGAPYDPDPYWRARPAQQRGAGREAHGGRSFMDRAGDEVASWLGDEDAEARREEDHRGRGPKGYRRSDARIEEDVHDRLTDDRLVDAREITVSVADQEITLDGYVDSRRAKRRAEDCADSVSGVTHVQNNLRVRTAE, from the coding sequence ATGTCACGGCACTATGACGATATGACCGAAGAAGAGGCCCGCCGTGCCCTGTCGCGGCGGCACCACCCAGACGAAGGCGACCCGGAAGACCGCAGATCTCGGCTCGAACAGTTCGGCTATCCAGCGGCGCCGATGGCTGGAGGCTATGCTTGGCCATTCCTCCCGCCCGTCTATGGCGGAGCACCTTACGATCCGGACCCCTATTGGCGGGCGAGACCCGCGCAGCAGCGCGGCGCAGGACGTGAAGCGCACGGCGGACGGAGCTTCATGGACCGGGCCGGCGACGAGGTCGCTTCATGGCTGGGGGACGAAGACGCCGAAGCGCGTCGGGAAGAGGATCATCGCGGGCGCGGCCCGAAGGGTTACCGGCGCTCGGATGCCCGGATCGAGGAAGATGTTCACGACCGGCTCACCGACGATCGGCTGGTGGACGCGCGCGAGATAACCGTCAGCGTCGCGGATCAGGAGATCACGCTGGACGGCTACGTGGACTCCCGCCGCGCCAAACGCCGGGCCGAAGATTGCGCCGACAGCGTCTCCGGCGTCACCCATGTGCAGAACAATCTGCGTGTCCGGACGGCGGAGTGA
- a CDS encoding sigma-70 family RNA polymerase sigma factor has protein sequence MSKERDIIELIPALRSYAWALTKRHEDVDDLVQDTLVKAIDKVDSFQSGTNLRAWLMTIMRNTFLNNIAKSKRSTTGKKDCVSTTLSTPATQDWSVRGGELMRAVERLPRHYREVLIVVVMLGESYQDAANLFGIEMGTVKSRANRARAMVVEDLEARAPNDPLED, from the coding sequence GTGAGCAAGGAACGCGACATTATCGAACTCATACCGGCGCTGCGCTCCTATGCTTGGGCGCTGACCAAGCGGCACGAGGACGTGGACGACCTGGTTCAGGACACGTTGGTCAAGGCGATCGACAAGGTCGACAGCTTTCAATCCGGGACCAACCTGCGCGCGTGGCTGATGACGATCATGCGCAATACCTTCCTCAACAACATCGCGAAATCGAAACGCTCGACGACAGGCAAGAAGGATTGCGTCTCGACCACCTTGTCGACGCCGGCCACGCAGGATTGGTCGGTGCGGGGCGGCGAGCTGATGCGTGCCGTCGAACGACTGCCGCGTCATTACCGCGAGGTTCTGATCGTCGTCGTGATGCTGGGGGAAAGTTACCAGGACGCGGCAAATCTATTCGGTATCGAGATGGGAACGGTGAAGAGCCGCGCCAACCGCGCACGCGCGATGGTGGTCGAAGACCTCGAAGCCCGCGCGCCGAACGATCCCCTCGAAGATTAG